cccagcttatgtctgtgaagtcctggtttatttgctcccagtttatctgtttattattaaagttgaatttgctgaaatctcctccactgggaatcaggactggttttgaaggtccattccccatgcttgtcagaacttcaattaagttgtgatctgagtatcacAACAAGTATGACGGTTGAGAGTTAGTAACaagttgattaattgacagttgagagggggaccgaaagagcagagctcaacccccgtaagcacaactaggtgaatacaacttggtgaatacattaCATGCAGGgagcctcgcggctgagtagacagcgctcgggggtcgtagtcctaatggccctggttcgattcccggctgagGCATAAAAtcgaatgggcagagttcctttccctTGATcatcctgttcacttagcagtaaatagatacctggggagttagacagctgctacggtttGCTTCCTGGTGATGCGTGtgttataaatatatgtagttGACATAGAGGAAAAACTATATCGGTTAGAAAGTCGGAGTCCAAGAGCTCATAGCTCGattccgcaagcacaagtagtaaATACACGCTATTTCTAAAGTTGGGCAGTTTTGATGTTTCTTAACATAATATTAGAAGAGTTCCTGGACAGGAGAGTAATTTTGTACACATTGTGTGCACTTGCCTCTCTGATTATAACCGGTTCGTTGTATAATGTAGTGAGAGTGAATAAATGACGAAtagtaaattatttatatttatatattagagGAACAAGCTGTACTAACTGGGAAAACAGTTAATTTTGGGCAAGGGAGAACCTGAACAAGTCACAGTCAGTGATAGTATCAAGCTCTGTACTGGGGCCGTTGCTATTCTTAACTTATATGAATGACCTAACAGCTCGTAAGCTCGTACGTGGCCATGTTTGTCAATGCAAAAAATAATGGAGTGTAAAAACAGAGGAGGATTGTAGAAAGTTACAGCAGGACCTCGATAGACTCCAGGAGTGGGCAGAGAAATGTCTGCGAATAATTCACACGAcacaagtgtaaagtaatgaaggtaGGCATAGGGGGGTAGAGGAGACCAGGAGGTATCTACACCATAATGGGAAGGCAACGACAGGAGTCggtaagataagaaaaagatttgGGCGTGGATATAATTCGAACGCTAACACGGAAGGCACACACAAAAACAGGGTAACATTGGCGGCATATGGGAAGGTGGCAAACATAAGAGCGTCTTTAAAAACCTAAATAAGGATATGTCAGAATGTGCAAATTAGCCCCGTTGAAGAGTAGAGGGGCATAATGAACAGAGCAACATGCAGTTCCATTAAcagtccgtggtgtagtggtaagacactcgcctggcgttccgcgagcgctatgtcatgggttcgtatcctggccggggaggatttactgggcgcaaatccttaactgtagcctctgtttaacgcaacagtaaaatgtgtacttcgatgaaaaaacgattcttcgcggcggggatcgtattccagggacctgcccgaaacgctacgcgtactagtggctgtacaagaatgtaacaactcttgtatatctctctctctctcaaacattGCGACCCCCAAGATACTTCAACACGCTCTCAGTGTTAAGGAGCATAACTTAGCTAATCTAAGCTTGATAAACCCCCCACAGAAGGATGCTTGATCAACAGGGTTTTGAATTCATGTCTGACTGCGAGCATCGGTGtcttaacagcctggttgaccagatcactatccaggaggcctggttgaaaccgggccgcggggacattagtcCTAGGAACCACCTCTAGGTAAGTTATGCAGCATTGAGGAATAATCGACCTGTTTACGTTAGGACATGTTGCTGAGTTAGTTTTGGTCCAGAATTGTTGAAGTGAATGACTTTATCTTTAATAAATGAATGACTTTTATGAATTTTTTTATAATGAATAATAAAAGAAAGACTTTTCAATAATTATCGACAAAATGATGGAGGAAATTCGGCTTGTTATGCAAGTCTGCCTAAAAAGCATTACGCAAGGGAACataagcacgcacgcacgcgcgcacacaaaaCACGTTTAACTAAAATATTGCTGTCGTCAGTGGACTTCTCTAACATTAGCGTGCAGCTGGCGCCGTCTATAAAACCAGCATCAAGATAATTTAAAGCAAGAGACTAGTAAGTTTCTGTGTGAAGACCGTCTGGAGGAGAATTGTGTTTGAGTGATGTTAGTGATTGACGCTAGAACTGTATATTGAGGCGGTGTACAAGTGTCTACCTTCTGGCAGTCACTCTCCAGCTCCCCTTACATGgttattgtgatggtggtggggggtagtagttatggtggggtgtggttgtcatggtggggtgtggttgtcatggtgggtgtggttgtcatagtacctggatggggttctgggagttcttctactccccaagcccggcccgaggccaggcttgacttgtgagagtctggtccaccaggctgttgcttggagcggcccgcaggcccacatacccaccacagcccggttggtccggcacgtctTGAAGAAAACTACCCAGTTTTCTCTTCAAaacgtccacggttgttctggtaatatttcttatgctcgctgggaggatgttgaacaaccgcggacctctgatgtttataaagtgttctctgattgtgcctatggcacctctgctcttcactggttctatcctgcattttcttccatatcgttcactccagtatgttattttactgtgtagattaggggcctggccctccagtattttccatgtgtatattatttggtatctctctctcgtctcctttctagtgagtacatttggagagctttgagacgattccaataattttggtgctttatcgcgtctatgtatgccgtatatgttctctgtattccctctatttcaacaatctctcctgctctgaagggaaaagcgagtactaagcagtactcaagacgggacagcacaagtgacttgtgtAGTAGGATTGTTAATTAAAGTCTTCATGGGGTTGATTTTGTCTTGAAAGTTGTAAAAATGTCTAGTTTGGCCTGTAATTATCTTGTTGGTTGAGATTTTTGTCTTGTTTGATTTATCATCTCGGGTGACGGTTGTCCTGGTTGTTCTTTTATTGTCTTGATATACAATTAAGATGTTAATGAGTTTGTCAGATACACTGAAGTTCTGGTTGAAACTGAAGACTTCCCACATCCGGAGAAGGTCCACGAAGGCGTACCACGTTGTGTGGAGATGGCCCTAAAACTGTGTGGGAGACGGCGGACCAGCCGCGGGGGGCACCACAAGAGAGGTTTTTGATGCGGATAACGGCAGGTGTCGCTGGCGAGATGGACGGCTTGCGTAGCTCGACCGCCTCGGGCTCCCACGGTTACTGCTGTCAGCGTGAGAACTTGTCAatgttggcccccccccccccccaccgccgccctggctcgctcccccccccccccaccgccgccctggctcgccccccccccccccaccgccgcccTGGCTCGCCCCCCCACCCCACCGCCGCCCTGGCTCGCCCCCCTAGACCCCCTCTCACTGCCGCCCTGGGCCCCCCTCAACGCCGCCCTGGCCCCCCCTCAACGCCGCCCTGGCCCCCCCTCACCGCCGCCCTGGCCCCCCCTCACCGCCGCCCTGGCCCCCCCTCAACGCCGCCCTGGCCCCCCCTCAACGCCGCCCTGGCCCCCCCTCAACGCCGCCCTGGCCCCCCCTCACCGCCGCCCTGgccccccacccctctcaccGCCCTGGTGGATGCTCACACGGCTCCGTCTCATCATTTAACATAACTTTCTCAACACTTCGCGTCCTTATAGCCCGGGCCGCCCATAACGTCGATCACTGCGCCCGTTACACATCTGTTTTCTAACTCCCAGTGGTCCTGccttagtctcctccactctcTCCCTACAAACAACTTGCCAGCGACCCACATCTCAATTTcggctgcaccccccccccctctcctcagaGGTAGCTTTATAAGAATTACAAGAAATTCATGAAAGGTAGAGAGATTGAGATTTGTGAGTGACTATAGTTGCAGCACTCTCTCCAGAGGCCCCCAGCCAGGCAGGGTGACACCGGCAGCATATATGTGATGCTGGCAAATATAAGAACATCATTTATAAACCTAAATGCTACTTGATTAGTGCCGGAGTTAAGTGGGTTAAGGTGTGATGACAGGTTGAAAGACCCGAGCCTCataaacctggaggacagaagaaacataggagatatgatcacagcaTACAAGATGGAATAGACAAGATGAACAAAAACTGCCTCTTTAAATTAAGAGTAAATAGGACATGAGTAGAAGTTGCAAACACAAatgagtaaaataacaacattatcccactctgacctaaccccatttaagaacataagaacaaatagATGCAGCTAAGGATATCTAAATTGGCCCCTACATGGTAGCTCTCATTCATAACCACTCATTcataattggataagtttagatttaggttttaagaaagactttggtaaatactggttaaaAATGGAAATGCTCGTCCCCTGTACGGGTAGTGAACGAGTGCGATGCACTGAGAGaagaggttgtggaagccacctccttcCACAAAGAACGACAGAATACTTCAACTATAACAACAGGTACAACCGGGCTAGCAGGCAGGGTATATATAGTCAGACCTCACTTCCCCATAGTTTAcgggcaattcatgcccgtgccacctcttgggtggcttaatctttatcagtcaatctTCCCCATAGTCACTGATAAGTTGACACATTCCCTGGCCTCCTTAAGCCCTACCCCTTaccccctaccccttccccctaaccccctaccccttccccctaaccccctaccccttccccctaaccccctaccccttccccctaaccccctaccccttccccctaaccctctaccccttccccctaaccccctaccccttccccctaccccttccccctaACCTCCTACCCCTTCCCCCATACCCCCTACCCTGGAAGGCAGATCAACCCGACATGAAGTCCATTTTCTGACCAGATGATTAGGGACAGACTAAGAGTGTTCCGTGTACTAGGTCTCCGGGGACACGGCAAAGTCCTCACTGGGGACCACAACAGCCAATCGGTAATGAGATTTGTAACTAAATATGGGCGTCTCGCTGTTTTGGAGAGGAAGCTTTTGTTATGCTTCTCGAGGTCACATctctcttttcttttctttttattaaataatatacaatataaagatcatatttactTCAATTTACAAGGAAAAATGCTACATTTGTATATAGTTTATATGTCACATCGGCTAACTACTGGTCTTCCCACTGGGCGCGACCCACAACAGTAGTGTTGTTTACCAGTTTAGACTTGGGGGTTGTGGGATTGTTGTAAGCTGAAGTTAGACAAATATAAGTGAGGTataaataggggggggggggagtctcgcGTGGGCCAATTGTGACCTTCAGCAATTTCCTAACCATTTTTGTTTTGGTATGTGGTGGGAGTGGTCACCCATGGTGTAACGTGGGAGTGGTCACCCATGGTGTAACGTGGGAGTGGTCACCCATGGTGTAACGTGGGAGTGGTTGAGAGCGCCGTGGGAGTACAGCTCCCAGGCGTGGCTTCCACCATACTGTCACGCccgtagttcgtttagctaaacaAGTGACAATGTTGTGAAGCTTGATTGGCACTATGGCGAACTATGACGTTCAGTTCCTGAAACtattgtgtgcctctgtaaccctttccaccaccgcccacggggatgggtatggggtgcatgataAAGATACGAGATGACTGCCACGCCACACATTGTTCCCCTGTATCTCTCTCTCCCACTGCCAAGGTCTACTCATCATCCTGCTGTCTATGCTGCGCCCTCACCATCATGTGCATCACCATCATGTGCATCACCATCATGCTCATCACCATCATGCTCACGTCTCTGCTGGTCCTGTTGTTGTCTCTGTGGATAAGATATTTTTCTTGCACAAGAGGCcctaccacttggactggacggtagagcgacggtctcgcttcatgcaggtcggcgttcaatcccccgaccgtgcacgagtggttgggcaccattccttccccccttcccccccccccgtcccatgccaaatccttatcccttcccagttctatatagtcgtaatggcctggcgctttaccctgataattccctccctcttacACAGTACAGTTTTACACGTACCTAAACTATCCCAAGCGAACGTATCATAATCTAATCCAGCCTAAATCAAGGATATGTATCCATGCTCGTACATGGGGAATTTATTCTTCCTTATGTGAGGGAATAAATTCCTTGTCAGGATGTAATTGTTTTCCAACCAAGAGTTACTTATTGTGGCTCGTGTTCCTTGCACCAGTTTGTTTTGGTTCCCCGTTGCTTCTGCACCTGCTTCCTCTATGGCCATTAGTGTTTTTGTTGCCTCTCTTTGTTCCATGAtccgctactgctgctgctgctgctgctgctgttgctgctgttgtaggcgtcttcctcttgaagatgttgctGATATTGCTCGCCGCTGTTGCTCTTCCTGGGCCCTGACTTGACCTGTGGATGAGATAACACAGGTGACACTTGTGTTTGTTGATTACGTACTAGTGCAAGAGTGGCGCTAAtgtagtagtagttgtggtagtagtagttgtagtagtagtggtagtagtagttgtagtagtagtggtggtactcTAGTGCTCGGTGGCACAAGAAACATGCTCAAGTTGCATAGGTCTTAAGAAAAaaagagaggaagagatgcagactgGAACGGGAATGTCGTTCCCGTTCCATAGAAGGGTTGGACatgtgtatgagtgggattgggtggttgaccagaccacacactagaaggtgaagtgacgacgacgtttcggtccgtcctggaccattctcaagtcgattctcacaatcgacttgagaatggtccaggacggaccgaaacgtagttgtcctttcaccttctagtgtgtggtctggtcaacatactttagccacgttattgtgactcatcgcctgagattgggtggttataaataggagctgcatcgtatggtccaataggccttctgcagttacctttgttcttatgttctatgttCCCTCTATAGACGAAGAAAGCGAATCGCGGAACAAATTGAGCCACACCTTATCTCAAGAACGACGAAGAAGgcaaggtagagaaatagaaactatTGAACTGAAGTTACAAGATTCATATAAAATCCAGGACaggcagagagagcaaaagaaaaaaaatatcagcgaaatagagagaaatccgaaaaacTTTTTCACTTATACAAAATCTAGAACATAGAAAAAAATTTGTATCGGGCCCCtgggaaagggagatggaactctcATAGATGATatcaaagaaatgagcgaaatactgaggcAACGGTACGTGTCCGTTTTCTGTGAGTCATTaaacactgaagattgataacctaacctgtgtagtgtagtgttacataagaacataagaacaaaggtaactgcagaaggcctattggcccatacgaggcagctcctattctataaccactcaatcccactcatatacttgtccaacccgtgcttgaaacaatcgagggaccccacctccacaatgttacgcggcaattggttccacaaatcaacaaccctgtttaagaacaaaggtaactgcagaaggcctattagcccatacgaggcagctcctattctataaccacccaatcccactcatatacttgtccaacccgtgcttgaaacaatcgagggaccccacctccacaatgttacgcggcaattggttccacaaatcaacaaccctgttactgaaccagtatttacccaagtctttcctaaatctaaacttatccaatttatatccattgtttcgtgttctgtcctgtgttgatacttttaataccctattaatatccccccggttatgtccattcatccacttgtaaacctctatcatgtcacccctaactcttcgcctttccagtgaatgcaacttaagctttgttaatctttcttcatatgaaagatttctaatttggggaattaacttagtcatcctacgctggacacgttcaagtgaatttatatccattctataatatggcgaccaaaactgaactgcataatctaaatggggcctaactagagcaagatatagcttgagaaccacaccaggtgtcttgttactaacgctgcgattaataaatccaagtgtccgatttgccttattacgaacatttatgcattgatccttttgttttaaattcttactaatcataactcccagatccctttcgcaatccgacttcgcaatcacaacaccatctagctcgtatcttgtaactctatcatcattacctatcaTCAAAGTTACCTAAGCGAATTCTTCATGgatgtgataccaacatcaaatcatatatcagttgtcaccctatccccactggattttgaaggcgccatagacagtatgcactctacaccaggccctgtttcttggaactccatattaatcaagaattgttaaaaaaaaaaactatcgcaGGCCTTAAATGTTTTTTTGGAGACGGAGCTTAGATACAGGAGTTATCCCTGACATATTAACAGCAACATAAATTATACCACTCAATAAAAGAGGGAATAAACATTGGCCAAAAACTAAAGgctgatagcactaacatcgcacatcataaaaatctttgattgcgcgctaagaagtaagatcacaaaatacatggaatcacagcatctccataaccctggacaacatggtttcaggacagggcgctcttgcctgtcacagttgctggaccactatgacatagcCTTAGATGCGTTATAAGATTTAAAACCTTAGATGCCCTGGAATCCCTTAGATTTTCTTATCCCTTAGATAGGAAAAGGGAAAAGGGGgaataccacctctggctggaggaaggggaaccatagcctcggagaaaagcGCGCGCACACAACGCATTAGAGGGGATGTTTAGGtcatttccaatgcagttttcctTTTAGCCTACCGCCCTCTTATTGTGAAGTCTAATTTTTGTATTAATTGACGATAAGTctaattgtgactcattgtcagTTTTATGACAATTGAATCACTTGTTATAAAATTATCACTGTCAATTTGATCTGTATTAGAATGACTTGTGTGTGGTAGTATTAGCCAGATGGGTTTGTTTTAGATAGATTTGTATGTTATATGGGTTTTGTGTTTGCATTAGGCAAAGTCGTAGCGCACAAATGAGGCAGTTCACACAAAATAACATTGGCAGCCGGATGGCACATTGCTGCAGGGTTGGTATTGCACGGTTGCCATACACCATTGCATAATTATCGCACAGGATTGTACAGCTCACCTACAGCATTGCGCGATTATCGTGCACTACACTGTTGTCATAGATCATTGCACAGGTGTGATTCCATATTGTGCAGTTGCCATATCTATTGCATGCCACACAACGCTGCTCGGTTGGCATATAATATTGCACGGTGTTTGTAGAACTCTGCATGACTGTCATAATTACAGTTGCCATACAAAATTGCGGGATTGCTATACACCATTGCACGGCTGCCACTCAACACTACAGGGTTACCAAACGACATTGCATGATTGCGATACACATGGTACGGTATTCATAAGATACTGATAAGTGTTTATTGCAAATCTCCCTCTTTGAGCTCGTGGCTCCATACCTAGAGCGGACTGTTACTCTAGGTGCCCTTCACTCTTAATGTCACCAACGGGGAGTGGTCACACACACCCGGTTATTTCCGTACCGAGATAACACAGCTTCTTGCAAGTGCAATTAAAGCCAAATTACACTGGTTAAGACAAGGGGGTCTTAACAGTTTACACGAACtttctttttttttgtgtgtgtgtgtttgtgtgtgtgtgtgtgtgtgtgatgtctgGCCTTAACAGGATCGCGTGGGTTTCCCTGCCAACGATCCTGTCAGGCTGCCATGAACCGTGTTGGAGCGTGAGGAACCACTCCACAGTTTAATGAGGGTAATCAGACACACCTCGATTACCCTTCGTGACGtcgtctggtgtgtggtgggtttgtTGTGTTCCAGTGTGACTTCCAGTCCGGGATCTTGCCTCCTTCTAGTATGTGTGTGCTCTGCCCCCTGGACTCGTTCTGGACTCGTTCCTGGACTCGTTCTGGACTCGTTCCTGGACTCGTTCTGGACTCGTTCTGGACTCGTTCTGGACTCAGCTTTACGGATGGTAAAGTAATGTTTCACGGTGGTAAAGGAATATGGAATGTCATTGGAAACCTATGGCCAGCCGCTGAGGAGGTTGAGGCGTTGGTGGCCGTTTCCTGCAGAACTGTCCCGTTTGTGGCCGTTTCCTGCAGAACTGTCCCGTTGGTGGCCGTTTCCTGCAGAACTGTCCCGTTTGTGGCCGTTTCCTGCAGAACTGTCCCGTTGGTGGCCGTTTCCTGCAGAACTGTCCCGTTTGTGGCCGTTTCCTGCAGAACTGTCCCGTTGGTGGCCGTTTCCTGCAGAACTGTCCCGTTGGTGGCCGTTTCCTGCAGAACTGTCCCGTTGGTGGCCGTTTCCTGCAGAACTGTCCCGTTGGTGGCCGTTTCCTGCAGAACTGTCCCGTTTGTGGCCGTTTCCTGCAGAACTGTCCCGTTGGTGGCCGTTTCCTGCAGAACTGTCCCGTTTGTGGCCGTTTCCTGCAGAACTGTCCCGTTGGTGGCCGTTTCCTGCAGAACTGTCCCGTTGGTGGCCGTTTCCTGCAGAACTGTCCCGTTGGTGGCCGTTTCCTGCAGAACTGTCCCGTTGGTGGCCGTTTCCTGCAGAACTGTCCCGTTGGCAGCCTTTGTTGTCGTGGTCTCTGGCGTCTGGTCATTGTATTTTGAGATCGTTTGGACATTTACAATGCGTTATTTGTTATAGATGTATTATTAACAAAtcgacaagggccgtgatgagggttcgaacctacacacgGGATGTTCTCAGttgtgtggatttgttcatttgatatatcacgctattgggaTTGGTGTGTGCATTGATGATGCATTATTGTTCTAAGATTAAATAAAGCAAAAATGGTGGTGTTCTTTTAATCAATTTTGACCGTCTCTCAGGGAGACGTTTTCATATATATACCAAGATGGTGTTGATTATTTTGACTTTAGTAATGATATGTTTGACTTATGTCACGTGTAAATTATTTATGAACATTTTTGTATTTGTTTCATGGTTGAGATAAAGTAAACaactttttgttttttttacccGTTGTGCTTGCATGGTGGCTGTTGCAAGGTGCTTAGTGCAGTCGTGCTGTCAACATCTGCATCATCTGCTTGCATGGTGGCTGTTGCAAGGTGCTTAGTGCAGTCGTGCTGTCAACATCTGCATCATCTGCTTGCATGGTGGCTGTTGCAACGTGCTTAGTGCAGTCGTGCTGTCAACATCTGCATCATCTGCTTGCATGGTGGCTGTTGCAAGGTGCTTAGTGCAGTCGTGCTGTCAACATCTGCATCATCTGCTTGCATGGTGGCTGTTGCAAGGTGCTTAGTGCAGTCATGCTGTCAACATCTGCATCATCTGCTTGCATGGTGGCTGTTGCAAGGTGCTTAGTGCAGTCGTGCTGTCAACATCTGCATCATCTGCTTGCATGGTGGCTGTTGCAAGGTGCTTAGTGCAGTCGTGCTGTCAACATCTGCATCATCTGCTTGCATGCTGACTGTTGCAAGATTTTTATCGTAgtataaatatgctttaagagtgAAAAACTGGTGAACGATTAGATATATGTAACGGTTTATACCCATGTCGCCCAAGATGTGTAGGGATGTGca
This genomic stretch from Procambarus clarkii isolate CNS0578487 chromosome 22, FALCON_Pclarkii_2.0, whole genome shotgun sequence harbors:
- the LOC138367455 gene encoding salivary glue protein Sgs-3-like, producing the protein MSKRSQNTMTRRQRPRQQRLPTGQFCRKRPPTGQFCRKRPPTGQFCRKRPPTGQFCRKRPPTGQFCRKRPQTGQFCRKRPPTGQFCRKRPQTGQFCRKRPPTGQFCRKRPPTGQFCRKRPPTGQFCRKRPPTGQFCRKRPQTGQFCRKRPPTGQFCRKRPQTGQFCRKRPPTGQFCRKRPQTGQFCRKRPPTPQPPQRLAIGFQ